Proteins encoded together in one Camelina sativa cultivar DH55 chromosome 9, Cs, whole genome shotgun sequence window:
- the LOC104711624 gene encoding embryogenesis-associated protein EMB8, with the protein MARIVFATSSPPITTVRVLRRRFSVFVAANSKLPEISRTYHHSSLEVIGGGTDRFLPALKDSLVKPYNAFPLTGFNRHVETIYAAFYRSVPSVRLPRECLRTKDDGSVALDWVAGDDGYLSPESPILILLPGLTGGSQDSYVRHMLLRARSKKWRCVVFNSRGCGDSPVTTPQFYSASFLGDIGEVIAHVRDKFPKANLYAAGWSLGGNILVNYLGQESHNCPLSAAVSLCNPFDLVIADEDFHKGFNNVYDKALTRSLRRIFSKHSLLFEDIGGEFNIPLAANAETVRDFDEGVTRVSFGFKSVDEYYSKSSSSKVIKHVRIPLLCIQAANDPIAPERGIPRDDIKANPNCMLIVTPRGGHLGWVAGEEAPNGAPWTDPVVMQFLQFVESRETISGERSFEDVQQIQV; encoded by the exons ATGGCGAGAATCGTCTTTGCCACATCATCGCCGCCGATTACTACAGTTCGTGTTCTCCGCCGTCGTTTCTCAGTTTTCGTCGCCGCGAATTCAAAACTCCCGGAAATTTCTCGCACTTACCACCACAGCTCCCTCGAAGTTATCGGCGGAGGAACCGATCGTTTCTTGCCGGCGTTAAAGGATTCACTCGTCAAACCATACAATGCGTTTCCTCTAACCGGGTTTAACCGCCACGTGGAGACAATCTACGCAGCTTTCTACCGCTCTGTTCCTTCCGTCAGACTCCCCCGTGAGTGTCTCCGTACTAAAGACGACGGCTCTGTTGCTTTAGATTGGGTCGCCGGCGATGATGGTTACCTTTCTCCTGAATCTCCGATCCTAATTTTGTTG CCAGGTTTAACAGGAGGAAGCCAAGATTCGTATGTTAGACATATGTTGTTACGAGCTCGAAGTAAAAAATGGCGTTGTGTTGTGTTTAATAGCCGTGGTTGTGGAGATAGTCCTGTTACTACTCCTCAG TTCTACTCGGCTTCGTTTTTAGGAGACATTGGTGAAGTGATTGCTCATGTTCGAGATAAATTCCCAAAAGCTAATTTGTATGCTGCTGGATGGTCTCTTGGAGGCAACATTCTTGTTAACTATTTGGGTCAG GAATCTCATAACTGTCCTCTCTCTGCTGCTGTTTCGTTGTGCAATCCTTTTGATTTGGTTATAGCAGATGAAGATTTCCATAAGGGTTTTAACAATGTTTATGATAAGGCCCTGACGAGATCTCTTCGTAGAATATTTAGCAA acattctcttctttttgaagACATAGGAGGTGAATTTAACATCCCCTTAGCTGCAAATGCTGAGACTGTTAGGGATTTCGATGAAGGCGTAACCCGAG TCTCATTCGGTTTCAAATCAGTGGATGAGTACTATTCCAAGTCGAGCAGCTCCAAAGTTATAAAACATGTCCGTATACCCTTGCTTTGCATTCAG GCAGCAAATGATCCGATCGCTCCTGAGAGAGGTATCCCTCGCGATGACATCAAG GCAAACCCAAACTGCATGTTGATTGTAACACCAAGAGGAGGGCACTTGGGATGGGTGGCAGGTGAAGAAGCTCCAAATGGGGCTCCTTGGACTGACCCAGTGGTTATGCAGTTTCTGCAATTTGTAGAGAGTCGTGAAACCATTAGCGGCGAGAGATCTTTCGAGGATGTTCAGCAGATCCAAGTCTAA
- the LOC104711626 gene encoding histidine--tRNA ligase, cytoplasmic-like isoform X1, whose product MAAERSSINLRGKGSSFTSPSVYKIASSVANVRIDSSAIERFSTRNTPSIKRSSLGIPEGLTNEEARASLAVILNKLILSTSGPPSSSTARSVKILNSEAESFELGEIDVTEGENIVLEKSFASLIGLCNSQESLPCCKC is encoded by the exons ATGGCGGCGGAGAGATCATCCATCAATCTTCGAGGGAAAGGATCGTCTTTCACTTCCCCCTCCGTTTACAAGATTGCTTCCAGCGTCGCTAATGTTCGAATTGATTCCTCAGCGATCGAGAGATTCTCCACTAGAAACACTCCATCGATCAAACGAAGCTCCTTAGGTATCCCTGAAGGGTTAACGAACGAAGAAGCCCGAGCTTCTTTAGCTGTTATCTTAAACAAGCTTATTTTGTCGACTTCTGGTCCTCCTTCTTCCTCCACTGCTCGTTCGGTTAAGATTTTGAATTCGGAGGCGGAGAGTTTCGAATTGGGTGAGATTGATGTGACGGAAGGGGAAAACATTGTGTTGGAGAAGTCTTTTGCTTCGTTGATTGGACTTTGTAATTCACAAGAATCTTTGCCTTGTT gCAAATGTTGA
- the LOC104711626 gene encoding histidine--tRNA ligase, cytoplasmic-like isoform X2, whose translation MAAERSSINLRGKGSSFTSPSVYKIASSVANVRIDSSAIERFSTRNTPSIKRSSLGIPEGLTNEEARASLAVILNKLILSTSGPPSSSTARSVKILNSEAESFELGEIDVTEGENIVLEKSFASLIGLCKC comes from the exons ATGGCGGCGGAGAGATCATCCATCAATCTTCGAGGGAAAGGATCGTCTTTCACTTCCCCCTCCGTTTACAAGATTGCTTCCAGCGTCGCTAATGTTCGAATTGATTCCTCAGCGATCGAGAGATTCTCCACTAGAAACACTCCATCGATCAAACGAAGCTCCTTAGGTATCCCTGAAGGGTTAACGAACGAAGAAGCCCGAGCTTCTTTAGCTGTTATCTTAAACAAGCTTATTTTGTCGACTTCTGGTCCTCCTTCTTCCTCCACTGCTCGTTCGGTTAAGATTTTGAATTCGGAGGCGGAGAGTTTCGAATTGGGTGAGATTGATGTGACGGAAGGGGAAAACATTGTGTTGGAGAAGTCTTTTGCTTCGTTGATTGGACTTT gCAAATGTTGA
- the LOC104711625 gene encoding embryogenesis-associated protein EMB8-like, with product MATIVFATSSPLITTVRIPRRRFSVFSAANSKLPEISRTYHHSSLEVIGGGTDRFLPALKDSLVKPYNACPLTGFNRHVETIYAAFYRSVPSGRLRRECLRTKDDGSVALDWVAGDDGYLSPESPILILLPGLTGGSQDSYVRHMLLRARSNKWRCVVFNSRGCGDSPVTTPQFYSDSFLGDICEVIAHVGDKFPNANLYAAGWSLGGNILVNYLGQESHNCPLTAAVSLCNPFDLVIADEDFHKGFNNVYDKALSRSLRRIFSKHSLLFEDIGGEFNIPLAANAETLRDFAEGVTRVSFGFKSVDEYYSKSSSSKVIKHVRIPLLCIQAANDPIAPERGIPRDDIKANPNCMLIVTPRGGHLGWVAGEEAPNGAPWTDPVVMQFLQFVESRETISGERSFEDVQQILV from the exons ATGGCGACAATCGTCTTTGCCACATCATCGCCGCTTATTACTACAGTTCGTATTCCCCGCCGTCGTTTCTCAGTTTTCTCCGCCGCGAATTCAAAACTCCCGGAAATTTCTCGCACTTACCACCACAGCTCCCTCGAAGTTATCGGCGGAGGAACCGATCGTTTCTTGCCGGCGTTAAAGGACTCACTCGTCAAACCGTACAATGCATGTCCTCTAACCGGGTTTAACCGCCACGTGGAGACAATCTACGCAGCTTTCTACCGCTCTGTTCCTTCCGGCAGACTCCGCCGTGAGTGTCTCCGCACTAAAGACGACGGCTCTGTTGCTTTAGATTGGGTCGCCGGCGATGATGGTTACCTTTCTCCTGAGTCTCCAATTCTCATTTTATTG CCAGGTTTAACAGGAGGAAGCCAAGATTCGTATGTGAGACATATGTTGTTACGAGCTCGAAGTAACAAATGGCGTTGTGTTGTGTTTAATAGCCGTGGTTGTGGAGATAGTCCTGTTACTACTCCTCAG TTCTACTCGGATTCGTTTTTAGGAGACATTTGTGAAGTGATTGCTCATGTTGGAGATAAATTCCCAAATGCTAATTTGTATGCTGCAGGATGGTCTCTTGGAGGCAACATTCTTGTTAACTATTTGGGTCAG GAATCTCATAACTGTCCTCTCACTGCTGCTGTTTCGTTGTGCAATCcttttgatttggttattgCAGATGAAGATTTTCATAAGGGTTTTAACAATGTTTATGACAAGGCCCTGTCAAGATCTCTTCGTAGAATATTTAGCAA ACACTCTCTTCTTTTTGAAGACATAGGAGGTGAATTTAACATTCCTTTGGCTGCAAATGCTGAGACACTTAGGGACTTCGCTGAAGGCGTAACTCGAG TCTCATTCGGTTTCAAATCAGTGGATGAGTACTATTCCAAGTCGAGCAGCTCCAAAGTTATAAAACATGTCCGTATACCCTTGCTTTGCATTCAG GCAGCAAATGATCCGATCGCTCCAGAGAGAGGTATCCCTCGCGATGACATCAAG GCAAACCCAAACTGCATGTTGATTGTAACACCAAGAGGAGGGCACTTGGGATGGGTGGCAGGTGAAGAAGCTCCAAATGGGGCTCCTTGGACTGACCCAGTGGTTATGCAGTTTCTGCAATTTGTAGAGAGTCGTGAAACCATTAGCGGCGAGAGATCTTTCGAGGATGTTCAGCAGATCCTAGTCTAA